GGCTACAGGTCAGAGACTTTTCACCTTCGCTGACCTGCAACTGTGGCCACAGCAGGGGTTGCGGCAAATCTTTAGCCGACAGCATCACGCCTTTATCGTAGGCCAGGGCCACATAGCGTTCGACCATCAGCGGCCATGCGTCTTTATCCAGCACGCGCGCATCGTTGAGCAGGCCGTAGCGCATTTCACCACGCCAACCGGTACGATGCGGAATACCTGCAAAAAAGGGCACCAGCGCGGATTTAAACGAGTTAGGCAGCACATAAGCGCGGTCATAGCGCTTCTCACGCAGGCTATGACCGAGCTTACGCCGTTCACCAATTTCCAGAGCGCCATGCCCAAGCGGCATCGCGATCGCTTCATTGACTTCCGGCATCCGCGATAACAGCGGACGGCACCATGCAGGTGCCATCACGTCGATTATCGCCTGGGGATAGCGCGCCTTGAGCGTGCGATAGAGACTTTGCGACATCATCATGTCGCCCACCCAAGACGGGCCAACCACCAGAATCCTCATAGATTGCCTGCCTTATGCGTCGCGGTTCAGCCAGGCCATATATTCCGTTACGCCTTCAGCAACGGTCTTAAACGGCTTGTCATAGCCCGCGGCGCGCAGGTTGGTCAGGTCTGCCTGAGTAAACGCCTGGTAGCGGCCTTTCAGTTTTTCCGGGAATGGAATGTACTCAATGCTGCCTTTTTTGTGGTACGCCAGCGTTGCGTCAGCAACGGCCTGGAAAGATTCCGCACGACCAGTACCGAGGTTAAAGATGCCGGATACCCCGTTTTCCAGGAACCACAGGTTTACCGCAGCCACATCGCCAACGTAAACGAAATCACGTTTGAAGTTTTCGCTGCCTTCGAACAGTTTTGGTGTTTCGCCATTGTTAAGCTGAGTATTGAGGTGGAAAGCGACGCTCGCCATGCTGCCTTTATGGCCTTCACGCGGTCCGTAGACGTTGAAATAGCGGAAGCCAACAATCTGAGAGTTGGCTTCCGGCAGGATCTGACGCACGTACTCGTCGAACAGGAATTTTGAGTAGCCATAGACGTTCAGCGGTTTCTCATATTCACGGGATTCGATGAAATCAGAAGTGCGACCGCCATAGGTGGCGGCAGAGGACGCGTACAGGAACGGGATTTCACGCTCCAGGCAGTAGTGCAGCAGCTCTTTAGAGTATTGATAGTTGTTGTCCATCATATACTTGCCGTCCCACTCGGTGGTGGAAGAGCATGCGCCTTCGTGGAAAATAGCTTCGATATCGCCGAAATCTTCCCCGGCCATAATCTGGATCAGGAAGTCTTCCTTGTCCATGTAGTCAGCAATATTCAGATCCACCAGGTTAACAAACTTGGTGCCGTCTTTCAGGTTGTCCACCACCAGGATGTCGGTGATGCCTTTATCATTCAGGGACTTAACGATATTGCTGCCGATAAAGCCCGCGCCGCCGGTAACGATGATCATAAATGTAACCTTCGAATTATGGAGTCAGAGACAATCTCAGACACGAATACTTTCTATCATATCACTACATGGCTCAGGCTTCAGCCATTCACCGATAAGCCGTGCGGGTACACGTGATTTATGCTTCATTTTGAAGAAGTGATGATGCGTCATCTCGTATCAACGTATAGCTTTGGGTAATATGTGCTGAAATTTGCCCAGTCTGGAGAATTGAAATGCGTGGGGATTTTTACAAACAGTTAACCAACGATCTCGACACCGCACGTGCGGAAGGATTGTTTAAAGAAGAGCGCATTATTACATCTGCCCAGCAGGCGGATATCACCGTGGCGGACGGAAGCCACGTTATTAACTTTTGTGCGAACAACTATCTGGGACTGGCTAACCACCCGGAGCTGATTGCAGCGGCAAAAGCGGGTATGGATTCTCACGGATTTGGTATGGCTTCGGTTCGCTTTATTTGCGGTACCCAGGATAGCCATAAACAACTGGAGCAAAAACTGGCGGCATTCCTCGGTATGGAAGATGCCATCCTTTACTCTTCCTGCTTCGACGCCAATGGCGGCCTGTTTGAAACGCTGCTGGGCGCAGAAGACGCAATTATTTCCGATGCCCTGAACCACGCTTCTATCATAGATGGCGTTCGTCTGTGTAAAGCAAAACGTTTCCGTTACGCCAACAACGATATGGTGGAACTGGAAGCTCGCCTGAAAGAAGCACGTGAAGCGGGCGCTCGTCATATCCTGATCGCCACTGATGGCGTGTTCTCTATGGATGGTGTGATCGCTAACCTGAAAGGCGTTTGCGATCTGGCGGATAAATACGACGCGCTGGTCATGGTTGATGATTCCCATGCCGTCGGTTTTGTCGGCGAAAATGGTCGTGGCTCCCATGAATACTGTGACGTGATGGGTCGCGTGGACATCATCACCGGTACGCTGGGTAAAGCACTCGGCGGCGCATCCGGTGGTTACACCGCAGCGCGCAAAGAAGTTGTTGAGTGGCTGCGTCAGCGTTCCCGTCCTTATTTGTTCTCCAACTCACTGGCGCCAGCGATTGTTGCGGCCTCCATTAAAGT
This window of the Citrobacter freundii ATCC 8090 = MTCC 1658 = NBRC 12681 genome carries:
- the rfaD gene encoding ADP-glyceromanno-heptose 6-epimerase, with product MIIVTGGAGFIGSNIVKSLNDKGITDILVVDNLKDGTKFVNLVDLNIADYMDKEDFLIQIMAGEDFGDIEAIFHEGACSSTTEWDGKYMMDNNYQYSKELLHYCLEREIPFLYASSAATYGGRTSDFIESREYEKPLNVYGYSKFLFDEYVRQILPEANSQIVGFRYFNVYGPREGHKGSMASVAFHLNTQLNNGETPKLFEGSENFKRDFVYVGDVAAVNLWFLENGVSGIFNLGTGRAESFQAVADATLAYHKKGSIEYIPFPEKLKGRYQAFTQADLTNLRAAGYDKPFKTVAEGVTEYMAWLNRDA
- the kbl gene encoding glycine C-acetyltransferase, which gives rise to MRGDFYKQLTNDLDTARAEGLFKEERIITSAQQADITVADGSHVINFCANNYLGLANHPELIAAAKAGMDSHGFGMASVRFICGTQDSHKQLEQKLAAFLGMEDAILYSSCFDANGGLFETLLGAEDAIISDALNHASIIDGVRLCKAKRFRYANNDMVELEARLKEAREAGARHILIATDGVFSMDGVIANLKGVCDLADKYDALVMVDDSHAVGFVGENGRGSHEYCDVMGRVDIITGTLGKALGGASGGYTAARKEVVEWLRQRSRPYLFSNSLAPAIVAASIKVLEMVEAGSDLRDRLWANARQFREQMSAAGFTLAGADHAIIPVMLGDAVIAQDFARELQKEGIYVTGFFYPVVPKGQARIRTQMSAAHTPEQITRAVEAFTRIGKQLGVIA